One genomic segment of Senegalia massiliensis includes these proteins:
- a CDS encoding helix-turn-helix transcriptional regulator → METLIFKNRLKEVRKQENLSQQELANMVGVSRNTISSIERGKFNPTAKLALILCIALNRKFEDLFYLE, encoded by the coding sequence ATGGAAACTCTAATTTTTAAAAATAGACTTAAGGAAGTAAGAAAACAAGAAAATTTATCACAACAAGAACTTGCTAATATGGTTGGTGTATCAAGAAATACTATAAGTTCAATTGAAAGGGGAAAGTTTAATCCCACAGCAAAATTAGCTTTAATTCTATGTATTGCTTTAAACAGAAAGTTTGAAGATTTATTTTATCTAGAATAA
- a CDS encoding DUF6442 family protein — MDKDKILEKARKENLFNDEAKNNKRKKGDEWGFIAASSVLILFGFIFYFKDKSVSHIVSIHGAYVGFKGLGEYFANKEKSDLVYAVGGLLLFIGSFILAVADIWKL; from the coding sequence AAAATTTTAGAAAAAGCTAGAAAAGAAAATTTGTTTAATGATGAAGCTAAGAATAACAAAAGAAAAAAGGGAGATGAGTGGGGATTTATAGCCGCATCTTCGGTATTAATTTTATTTGGATTTATTTTTTATTTCAAGGATAAAAGTGTTAGTCATATAGTTTCAATACATGGAGCATATGTAGGATTCAAAGGATTAGGAGAATATTTTGCAAATAAAGAAAAATCTGACTTAGTATATGCAGTTGGGGGATTATTATTATTTATTGGATCTTTTATTCTTGCGGTGGCTGATATATGGAAACTCTAA